The nucleotide sequence TGGCCCCTTGCTGATTCTCAATATTTTGACAAGTCTGGGCTGTTAAGTCTTCATCCTGGATTCCGCTATATAAACTTTTATAGAAAGGCAGCATGAAGGGCTTAAACGTGGTCGGCAGACAACGCCCAACAAAAGCTGTAAGAACATAATCCGGATTGTTCATAAATAGGACGTTCTGCTTTTGGTACTTATATAGACTGTCTTCATAGACCGAATTCAAAGTCGGCTCTTCATAGTACTGACTGGCTTCTAGGTCCCAAGATCGATATTGATCATTTGCCCATAAAACTGAAGGTAAGAGGCATATAACCAGAACAGGCATCACAAATCTAAACATCACAGTCACTCCATTAACTATAATATGTTTATAAACAATTAACTGTGTTCTGCTGTTTGTTTTAAAGTCAAAGTCGATTTAAAGCGACTCACCAAGTTAGGACCTGCTCAAAATTTGCACTAAATGAGTTTTAACTAAATGTTGTCAGCAAGATAAAAGGCGAAGTCTTTAATAAAATTAGAAGCCTAGAGCATTTAACAAAAAAAAGAAGCTACCCCAATCTGAAGATAGCCTCCGCAAAACAACATTATAAATTTTTCTTCACATTTACTTTAGTGCACGTAGTGAACGTACATCTTGAGATAGAACCCTTCCGGGAACTGCATCAGCGTTGGGTGATCTGCCGCATGGCCCCCGCGCAGAACGCTGCGAAGTTCGGCGTAGTTTCTCAGTGACGCCTTACGAATCGCATCGCGGAATTCTTCTTCTTCCAGCAAACCAGAACAAGAGCATGAAGCCACAAAGCCGTTCTTTTTCACCAGACGGAATGCGTGCGTGTTCATCTTAAGGTAAGCGTGCTTCCCGATAGGGATGTCTTTTTTGGATTTGATAAACGCCGGTGGGTCCGCAATCACGATGTCATAGTGAGTGCTTGGCAAAGCCGCCAAACCTTCAGACACGTCCATTTCGTGAACGACGACTTCCGCCCCTTCACGTTCGGCATTCTTTTTCGCGAAAGCCAAAGCGGTCTTGGAGATGTCCGCCAAAGACACCTCGACCTCAAAGCCCAAAGACTTCAAAGCACGTGTGATCTGCGTGGACCAGTGACCGACATAGCAGCACAGATCCAATACACGGATCTTGCGCGGCTGTTGGGTTTTGGCCCAGTTCTTAAATAACCCCACTGCCAGGAAGATGTTGTGAGTCTGATCCAGGAAAAAGCCCGTTTTTTGGCCTTCAACCAGATCACAGCTCATCGTGATCGTGCCGTCATCACCTGCGGCGTTTAGCACGATTTCAACATCACGAAGGTTCATGTCCGGCAGATCCTTGATGAGGCGCGGTTCTTCAACCTGCAAGCCCTCAAGCTTGCGCACACCCACGTCATTACGAATCACCACCGCCGTTTGATCCCAGCCAAACTCGGAAAGACCTTGCGCATGAGCTTTTTCAGCCAAACCTTTGAAGAAGCCTTCGGCATCCTTCAGGGCTTCATTCATTCCCGCCGTCACCAACTGGGCAGCAAAGAGCTGAGCACGTTTGCCGTTTTGTACGATCACATAGTAATCCAGAACCAAACCTGGGATGAAATCAGATTCGCCAAACGCCAGGCGGAAGCTGCCACGGAAGCCCGCAGCCTTTCTTACGCGCCAAGAGTTGAAGATCTTTTCATGAAGGAAGTCAAAACTGGTTGGATCCTTATCCTGACTGTTGAAGCTCAACGCACGGAAAGAAATCAGGGAATGAGGATTGCCGTAACCGCGGGCCAGAAACTGCCCTTTGGAATCCTGAAGCTCTACCGCCGCACCTGCGGGATGACCCTTAGGGCTTACCAGCAGCTCGTTGGAAAACACCCACGGGTGTCCACTGCGAATTCTTTTATCGGCTCCCTGACGAAGACGCCACACTGTCATCATAAACTATTCACCCTCAACTGCGAAAACAACCAACTCGGTGATTTCTTTTTTTGAAAAATTATTATCACTCATTATCAGCAAACTGCGCCGGCCATCCGGAAGTTTCGGCCCCCAGGCCAAAGCTTCAAAGTTCTGCACACGTTTGTCGCCACGGTTTTTACCAAGATCAGATTCAAAATCCACCAGCTTTGTTTTTTCAACACCCGTGAACTTCGCACCTTCCAACTTACTCACACCCGAAACGTCCGTGCCCTTGGCAAGATCCACCAGATACAAAGTAATCGTATTGGCCCAGATCTTTTTCGGCAGCAGGCGCACTCCGCGTTCTAGCACAATCAGTTTGGTTTCACTGACGACCAGAATTTCCGAAGCCCCGCGGAAGACTTCTTTTCCCCCGTGCCCGTCTTTCAACGGATCCAGGCGATAGGCGTATTCCGCCACCGGCTGATAGCCTTTTTCAGGCTTGTCTTCGTACTTGAGAATTCGCAGCCAGTCGCCTTTTTCCTCTTCTCCGGCGACATAATCCTGGAAAAGGGAAGTTTCTACACTCGCAAACAGCACCTTCCCGTCCACGGAACTTGAGAGTCCCTCAAACGAAAGGTTGTTCTGCACGCCCTGCTTTTGCTGGCCAATGGGTTCAGGTAAAAACTTGGCCGGAACGGACAGGTCGGACTTCCACACCCCTTGCGGGTTTATACGGAAGATCCGGGGCATTTCGCGGGGTTTGGAATCGTTGCTGCCTTCAGAGGAAACCAAGAAATCCCCGGACGGCAACAGCGCCAGCCCTTCAGGATCCAAAATCGCGGCCCGCTCCCCGGTTTTGGGAAGGCCCGAAATAAAACTGACGGATTTGGGGTTTAAAGAAACAGACTTCCCCGAAATCTTCAGGTCAAAACCGTAAAAGCGGGGCTCCCCGAACTTTCCACGATCATCAGAAAGCGCCCACAGAGTGTCGCCACTGAAGGCCATGCCGGAAAGACCACCGATGGTGGTCTTTTTGAACTCAGTTCCGGTCTTGATCGCGGTTTCACCGAAATATTCCAAACTCAAAGCCCGTGCTTTGAGCGAAAACAGCAAAACCAGGCAAATTCCGGTTCCTCGAAGCATCTTAACTTCTCCAGCGAAGCTCAGTTTCTTTCACAGGGTGATTGAATTCACGTTTGCCCTCAAGGTGGTCATGGTACTCGGTTTTCAAAGCATAGTACCACTTGGCTTGAGTGTCGGCGTCCTTGATCAGCATCAGACTTGGATCATAACGTAGACCATCTTGCTGTTTGGTTACCGCATCCATGTCCTGACCCAGGAACTTTTTAGAGAATTGATGAATCGCCGGCTTCAAAAGCGTCAACCAAGGGATGTCCCAGTACGCCAATTGAGTCACACGCGTGTTGTTTTCATCCACCGGAGTCAGCGCCGTGTAAGAATAGAAATTACGAGGCCCGACTTCGATATGCTCGACACGCACGCAAGGAAGCGTGAAGGTGATCTCGGTCGTCGGAGTGCCGCCAAGGATCTTATAAGCCTTGGAATTTTTCGAAGGCTGGTGACGAACCATCTGGAAGCCATAGTTCACCGGAGCAAATTTCTTTTTCTTTTCCAGCATGGTTTTTTCAGAACGCCAGAACCAGCTTTTGTGCACGTAAGGACCATGCGCCGGGTCCATCAGACCGATCACCGCGTGATCGACGTGACATGGGAAGTTCACCACGTAAGTCAAATTCGGTTTCACATCCGCCGGGAACGCTTTCATCACCGGGATCGCTGGCGCTTTGGAAACATCATAGTCCTTGTCACCCACAAAGACCCAGATCAGGCCTTGAGCTTCGTGAACAGGATAAGAGCGCACTTTGATTTTATTCGGATTCAGTTCCTGATCCGGGCACAGTGAAGGAATCTCAGTACACATGCCGGTGCCGTCAAACTTCCAGCCGTGATAAGGGCATTCGATCTGATCATTTACCACACGGCCATAGCTCAGAGGAATTCCTCGGTGGGGACAGATATCACGCATCGCCGACACTTTGCCTTTGGAGTCACGATAGAACACGATGGGCTCACCCAAGATCTTGCGGGCCGTGGCTTTATTCACCGCCAGCTCTGCACTTGGAAGTCCCACATACCAAACATTTTTCAAAAATCCGCTGTACATAAAATCCTCTGAACTAGAATTGAGGGTCGCGGGCGCGTTGTTCCGCCAACTGGCAGGTGTTCTTCAAAAGCATGGCAATGGTCATCGGACCCACCCCACCGGGAACCGGAGTCGCTGCCTTCGCCCAGCCATCAAGCTCTTCAAAGCGAACATCTCCACAGAGTTTTCCGCCCTGACCTGAGCCATGCATACCCACATCAATCACGATCGCATCTTTTTTAAAATCTTCTTTACCCAAGAGTCGGGCCTTGCCAGCCGCGACGACAACCAAATCCGCCTGCTTTGTGAGCTCTGACATATTGGAAGTTTTGGAGTGGCACAATGTGACTGTGGCGTTGGCTTCAGTCAAGAGCAGAGCCATGGGTTTCCCCACAATATTGCTGCGACCAACGACCACGGCCCTTTTTCCCTCCACCGGGATTCGATAATGCTTCAGAATCTCCATCACTCCCGCCGGAGTGCACGGGCTGACCAGAGGTTTTCCGGCAAAGAAATAACCCAAGGATTCGTAAGTTAGACCATCAGCATCTTTTTCGGCGGAAACAAGCTTCAGAACCTCGTCCGCGCTGAGATGTTTTGGCAACGGGAACTGAACCAGAATGCCGTCCACGCCATTGTCGTTGTTCAGCTTGCTTAGAATCTGATTCAACTCGCTTTGTGTGGTTTCGGCCGGCAGAGTGTGAATTGTGGAAGTCATCCCGATTTTTTCGCAGGCGATCTTTTTGTTTTTAACGTAAACGTGGCTCGCCTTATCGTCGCCGACAATGACGACCGACAGATGAGGAGCCCGGCCGTAAGTTTCTTTAAACTTCGCCACTCGGGGAACAAGGGACGCACGCACCTCTTTCGCGACTTCTTTTCCGTCAAGAATCAGCACCATGACCTCCCCTGTTTTTTGAGCCTTAAATTTGCGTCATTTCTTAACAAAATTCAATACTTATTCCAACTTCGTCCCATTCCGCCAAGGCCTTCTTGCGGGACCTTTTCACCCCTGCGAACCCTGTTTTTGCTTGATTCCTAAACCCCTATCAAGGTACAAACCCTTTAAAAGATTAGGGGATTTTCGAATGGCTGAAAAAGTTAAGCTCTCAAAAGATGGTAGTTCTATTGACTTCGTTCAATCTGACAGCCTTCCTACGTCCCTGAAGAAGTTCCGTCAAAGCCCGGAAATCGAAGGTTTCTACCGCTTTAT is from Bdellovibrio bacteriovorus str. Tiberius and encodes:
- a CDS encoding class I SAM-dependent rRNA methyltransferase, giving the protein MMTVWRLRQGADKRIRSGHPWVFSNELLVSPKGHPAGAAVELQDSKGQFLARGYGNPHSLISFRALSFNSQDKDPTSFDFLHEKIFNSWRVRKAAGFRGSFRLAFGESDFIPGLVLDYYVIVQNGKRAQLFAAQLVTAGMNEALKDAEGFFKGLAEKAHAQGLSEFGWDQTAVVIRNDVGVRKLEGLQVEEPRLIKDLPDMNLRDVEIVLNAAGDDGTITMSCDLVEGQKTGFFLDQTHNIFLAVGLFKNWAKTQQPRKIRVLDLCCYVGHWSTQITRALKSLGFEVEVSLADISKTALAFAKKNAEREGAEVVVHEMDVSEGLAALPSTHYDIVIADPPAFIKSKKDIPIGKHAYLKMNTHAFRLVKKNGFVASCSCSGLLEEEEFRDAIRKASLRNYAELRSVLRGGHAADHPTLMQFPEGFYLKMYVHYVH
- a CDS encoding esterase-like activity of phytase family protein, coding for MLRGTGICLVLLFSLKARALSLEYFGETAIKTGTEFKKTTIGGLSGMAFSGDTLWALSDDRGKFGEPRFYGFDLKISGKSVSLNPKSVSFISGLPKTGERAAILDPEGLALLPSGDFLVSSEGSNDSKPREMPRIFRINPQGVWKSDLSVPAKFLPEPIGQQKQGVQNNLSFEGLSSSVDGKVLFASVETSLFQDYVAGEEEKGDWLRILKYEDKPEKGYQPVAEYAYRLDPLKDGHGGKEVFRGASEILVVSETKLIVLERGVRLLPKKIWANTITLYLVDLAKGTDVSGVSKLEGAKFTGVEKTKLVDFESDLGKNRGDKRVQNFEALAWGPKLPDGRRSLLIMSDNNFSKKEITELVVFAVEGE
- a CDS encoding aromatic ring-hydroxylating oxygenase subunit alpha, which encodes MYSGFLKNVWYVGLPSAELAVNKATARKILGEPIVFYRDSKGKVSAMRDICPHRGIPLSYGRVVNDQIECPYHGWKFDGTGMCTEIPSLCPDQELNPNKIKVRSYPVHEAQGLIWVFVGDKDYDVSKAPAIPVMKAFPADVKPNLTYVVNFPCHVDHAVIGLMDPAHGPYVHKSWFWRSEKTMLEKKKKFAPVNYGFQMVRHQPSKNSKAYKILGGTPTTEITFTLPCVRVEHIEVGPRNFYSYTALTPVDENNTRVTQLAYWDIPWLTLLKPAIHQFSKKFLGQDMDAVTKQQDGLRYDPSLMLIKDADTQAKWYYALKTEYHDHLEGKREFNHPVKETELRWRS
- the folD gene encoding bifunctional methylenetetrahydrofolate dehydrogenase/methenyltetrahydrofolate cyclohydrolase FolD, which translates into the protein MVLILDGKEVAKEVRASLVPRVAKFKETYGRAPHLSVVIVGDDKASHVYVKNKKIACEKIGMTSTIHTLPAETTQSELNQILSKLNNDNGVDGILVQFPLPKHLSADEVLKLVSAEKDADGLTYESLGYFFAGKPLVSPCTPAGVMEILKHYRIPVEGKRAVVVGRSNIVGKPMALLLTEANATVTLCHSKTSNMSELTKQADLVVVAAGKARLLGKEDFKKDAIVIDVGMHGSGQGGKLCGDVRFEELDGWAKAATPVPGGVGPMTIAMLLKNTCQLAEQRARDPQF